The DNA region GATTTGCTCATATAGAGAGAACAGATATGTTGATTCAGAAGGACCAGATAGGACCAGGTCTCCAGCCTGCGGAGTCAACAATGCAGTTGTAGAGCTACTGACAATGTATCTAGTACTTATAACTTGTTTGCAGAACAGATGAGGAACCAGGTTCCTCCAGATAAAGGTTCTGGTCACTGAACTTGAAAGTCCAAATCTACAGCTATAAAGTGAGTGGCTGAAAAGTACAATGTAGTTGTACAAAATTGCCTCGGTAAGGTCCATCGATTAACGGTCGTTTCATTAGTGGTTATCTCTAATCtttctatctctctctctcccccccccccccccggcatATATAAAGACATCATCTTTCAAAAGAGAAGACTCATTCTTGCACAATTCGAAAATTTCTCCATGCAAAGTGCAAGtctctacctttcaaggtgttcCTCAAGAAAAGAGCCATAACTCAAGGACCAGGCCTAGAACAGAAGATGTTGTAGGTCCTTAGGAtgttgagtctttgttcttttgtgcttAAATGTTAACCTACTCTTTCATAAAAAGAAGCTGTTCGTGGGTACCCTAAATTCTCAAGATTTTTTCCACAAGATCTTGattggtacactaggctagagttagcttagttatATTAGTGtatggctagagttagtctggcgtagtgaattctcaaagggtgcctttgagtggtacactacgCTGAGGcaagtctaggtgtattagtgtgctTGGCTAGGGGTAGTCAAGTGTGACGGTTGCATatgcgttattgtaagggtgagtgattatgggagttaattcctagcttaccatagagttgtaacctgaaatGCTCGATTAGtagagttgaaatcctactggggtaggtcatgatttttaatcccttgagcaagaattttttcacataaaaatcttgtgttgaaTCATGTACTCAAGCATTACTACATAAGaaaagctctcttctctctccatgCAAACACTAAAAGAGAGTAAACCCTAATTCTTTTACCATGGCTGCCGGCGGCCAGCCACCATTGGTGGCTGGTTTCCTACCTGCCATTACTCAATACCTACCTTTACCTTCAAATCTTTCCATTAGTAGAGCAATTACCATTGATAAATCTGTAGTGAAAACCCTATAATATGTCGTCGTTCTAAACCCTAACCATGCAACCATGCAGATGCCAAAATGTGATATTGAGCCAATACAAATGAAGCCGGTGGAGATTGTTAAAGGGATTCATATGATTAAATGGACGGAGGAAGAGGTTTTACGCAtgaaaaaaactgaaaatcTCTCGTATGCAGTGATACAAAAATTGTCATATCATTTTCCTGATTTGAAGGATTTGAGAATCCAAATTCCTAAACAATGTGGCCTCAAGGGAGATTGTAAGATTGGTTTTTTCAGGCATAGACATGTTCTTATGAGATTAGAGAACTTAGAAGACTTCCTTACAATGACCTCAAAGGCTGCTCATTATGTTAAGTGTAAGGATGGCTATTCTTACTAAATGCGTACATTAATTTATGATCCTATGTTCAAAATTGATGAGGAGACAACTAAGGCCATAGCTTGGATCTCCTTTCCATACTTGTTGCCTACTTATTATGTAAAGGAGGCTCTTTTCTCTTTAGCTTCAGCAGTAGGTCAAACAATGCAGTTGGACATGGCGGCTACTAACAAAACTAGACCTGGTTATGCTAGGGTTAAAGTTTTAGTTAATCTTGTTGCTAATCTACCAGAGTTTGTAAGgatgaaaatcaaatatgagAACGCTGAGCAAGTTAGACTAGTGGATGTTAAGAttcaatatgatatattgccAAAGTATTGTAAGAAATGCAAGCTTCAAGGTCATGATGAGTTTGCTTGTGTAATTTTACACCCAGAATTAAGATTAGAGGCTGCTGAGACTTCTGAAAATGAGGTTGTGAATGATGCTGgtaaaaagaagaaggaggggGTGAATAAGGTTGTTCCACGGGTGGTGAAACAACCTTCTACAGGTTGGAAATATAGGAAATTCCGTACTAAAACTCTTGCTAGTGGACTGGTGGTGGGAAATCCTGAAACTTTTAATGTGGTTGCAGATAGAagaaatatggatatggataatAAATCTAGCAACAATGAAATTCATGTGGAAAACAATTTGCTACACTTGAGGTCGAAGAAATGGTTGATAATGGGAAGGGTGAGCCCTTAATTTCTTATGATGCTACTCCTAGTGAGCAAAGAATGTATTTGATATTGCTAAAAGGAAAATCAGGGAGAAAAAGGATCCTAAAGGTGTGATTGATAATATGATCATGGAAACAAATTCTATTGCTTTGCAGGAAAATTTGGAATCTGTGGAAACAACCATTTGTGAGGAGATTACTAATGTGATCTGTAATAAAGATTCTTCTGAAGTTAAGTTAGAAATAGTAGAACCTACTACTACTATTCCTGAACTTAATGTTGAGGATTATATGATGGACAATGTGGTGGATAATGTGGCAAATCTAGAGGACGATAAGTTGGCTACTCTAGAGACTCTTGATTTCTCAGAACCAGTTGTATGTCATGGGGTGGATAATGTGGAAAAAAGGTCTAAGGTGGATTATGAGGTATAGGAGGCTTCTTTATATCCTTCCAAATGGGGTGATAGAGTAGAAGTTGATGATCCTGGAGAAGGACTGGAAGTGGACTTTGTGAACTCACAATCATTGCCTTTGGTTGAGAAGGGGATAGTTAATTCAATGGATATAGTTACTAGTTCAATGACAATTCAGCCTCTGTAAATATTGAGTAAGAATTCTCCTATGAGGAGGCTACATGACATTGTTTCTCACAAAGTAAGAGGGTCAGAAAACAGTAATTCAAATGGAAAGGAAAATGTGATCAGTAATATTGAAGATAAGGACGAATCTCTGGAGGTTAACTTAGATCATATAAGTAGGTAGGATGGTTTATCACCAAAATCAGCATAGAAGagtggcaaaaagggaaagaaggAAAGTCATATGGAAGTTCAACATTTAACCAGGGATGTGCCAAAGAGAGCTGTAGCTTTGAAAGTTTCTTTTAAATGATAGTAAAAACTTTGATATGGAACATCAAATCAGTAAGGACACAACAAGCTTTTCATAGGCTACAAATGTTACATGGGCATCATAACTTTGTATTGATAACTTTGATGGAACTTTTTCAACAAGCTAGACATATATAGAATTATTAAAGAAGATTAGGAATGTATAGTGCAGGTGCAAACTGCAATGGGAATATTTGGTTCTTTGTTAATGACCATGTGGAAGTACATGTTGTATCAGATATAGAACAAGAGATTACTTTGAAGTTATTTTTGCAGGAGCACAacaaatatatgattactaATCTTGTATATGCTAAATATGATGATCATGAGAGGTTGAAATTATGGGATAGTATATATCATTTGTCTGCTAACATTGATATGCCTGGATGGTAGGAGGAGATTTTAATGTGGTACTCAATGACGAAGAGAAAATTTGTGGCACTCCTAGTGTCCCTCAAGATTATGAAGACTTTGCTTTTTGTATAAATTCTCATGAGTTAGAGGAAACATCTTTCAAAGGTAGTCCATTTACATGGTGGAATGGGAGGGCTAAAAATAATAGTATATATGAGAGATTGGATAGGATTGCAGTCAACTCACATATGCAGAATTGGTTTGGAAACGTTGAGGTGGAACGCTTGTCTAGGACAGGCTCTGACTATGCTCCATTATTTACCACTTTGGGTACTAATATTCCACACTTTATAAAGCCTTTCAGGTTTCTAAAGTTTTTGATTGATCATGAAGATTTTTAGGATATTGTTAAAGACAATTGGCCTGGGGATAGTGATGGTAATCTTGTTCTGAATTTCAAGAAGAAGATTAAACAAGTGAAAGGGGCATTATCAGCTTGGCGTAAAGTGGCTTTTAGTGACATTTTCAAACAACTCATCATAAGGGAGGAGATTGTGAGGGTGAAAGAACAGCTGTTTGAAGATGAACCAACAGTGGAGAATAGATGCATTCTGCAACTAGCACAAGCAGAAATGAAGAAACATTTGCATTTTGATGAAGaattttggaaacaaaaatCTGGTTGTACCTGGTTTGCTGAGGGTGATAAAAACACAAAGTTTTTCCATAGTATTGTCAATGGTAGAAGAAAAAGGCTACAAGTGAAGAGAATCCAGGATGCTGATAGATTATGGCTTGAGAATAAGGAAGGGATTGCTCAAGGTGCAGTGCAGTTTTTTCAAGATCAGTTTACTCAAGAAGCTTATAATTCAGACTTCTCAACAATCAATATTGTGCCCAAATTAATTACTGATGAATACAATGAAATGTTATGTGCTCTTCCCACAGAAGATGAAGTTAAAAAGGCAGCTTTTGATAAGGTGAGAGTGCTTGTGGTCCAGATGGATTATCAGGCAATTTTTATCGATGCTAGAATATAGTTGGGATGGATGTCTATAAAGTAGTGAAGGCATTCTATGAAGGTCATACCCTTCCAAAGTTTATTATACACACAAATCTGGTGCTCCTCCCTAAGAAGAGGTGTGGTTCAGCAGTTCACATATTTGAGGCCTATAAGTTTGAGTAACTTTATCAATAAAGTTATTTCTATAGTTGTGCATGGGAGGCTAGAAAAGTTCTTGCATGAGTAGATTTCTCCCAACCAGTCTGGATTTGTGAAGAATAGAAGTATCATTGATAATGTTCTACTCACTCAAGAAACTGTCATAGATATCAGAAAAAAAGGCAAGCCTGCTAATGTGATTATCAAGCTAGACATGACTAAAGCCTATGATAGAGTGTCATGGCAGTTTTTAACCAAAGTTTTGGAGACTATGGGATTTGATGGAGCATTTGCGGATCAGATATGGAGGTTACTAGCTAACAATTGGTGCTCGGTACTATTAAATGGCCAATCTCATGGTTTTTTTCGCTCAACTAGAGAAGTGAAGCAAAGTGATCCTTTATCACCTACATTGTTTGTTCTAGCTGCAGATGTGCTATCAAGAGCTCTTAACTCTTTATTTGATCATGAACAATACAAGGGGTAAGGTATGACTAAATGGAGtgccaatttgaatcatcttgCATATGCAGATGACACAATTATGTTTACTTCAACAGATAAGGTGTCATTAGAGATGATCATGACAGTCTTGAGGAAGTGTGAAGATGTTTCAGGATAGAAGATTCAAAGAAATAAGAGTTGTTTTTACATGCATCAGAAAGTATCAGCTGCTTTGTGCCAAGAGGTGGAGCAGACTACATGTTTCACTAGAGCTGTCTTCCTATTTATGTACTTAGGTTGTCCAATATTCCATACTAGAAAGAAGGTGTACTTCAATGAGTTGATCAAGAAGGTTAAGAACAAGCTGCAGAATTGGAAGGGCAAGCTCTTTTCTTTTGGTGGTAAGGCAGTGTTAATCACTAGTGTACTTCAAAGTATGCCTCTGTATTTGTTATCAGCCATGGCATCTACTAAATATACTTTGAATGACCTACACAAAATCTTTGCAAGATGTTTCTTGAGTAATAAAGAAGATGGAAAAGTAGACATTGGTCAGCTTGGTTAAAAGTGTGTGTCCCAAAAAATGAAGGAGGCCTGggttttagatttttatttgatatttctAATGCTCTATTTGCTAAGCTATGGTGGAGGTTTAGAACCACATGCACATTGTGGTCTACATATatgtggaataagtattgtaagAGAGATTCTAACTCCAGTGTAGTGGAGAGAAGGCTTATAGTTATGGAAAATAATGTTAGAAGCTAGAGATGTGATTGAAAAGAATATATGGTGGGACACAAGGAATGGTTCAGCCAACTTCTGGTATGATAATTAGACAAAGCTAGGTCTCATAGCTGAGTTGATGCATACAAATTTTCCTATTAATGAAAGTATTCATGATGTGGAAGATGCGATGATAAATAGACAGTGGAATCTACCTAAGCTTCAGCAAATTTTTCTAGAGGATTTAGTAGAGCACATCACACATAGCTTCAATAGGGATGCAGTTGATCGCACTATAGACAAGGCCTGGTGGATGCTTAATGCAAATGGTAAATTCACAGTTTCAAGTGCTTGGGAAAAGATcagaaaaaaatggaagtaaGCTGGTTCTATCAACAGATATGGACTAAAGGGTTGCAGTTCAAAATTGCATTTCTTTTGTGGAGAGTATGGAAACAAAAGTTCCCAGTGGATGATGTTCTTTCAAGAATGGGATATCCATAATTTCTATTTGTAGGTGTTGCTCACAACCACAATAAAAAACTTTGTAACACATATTTCTAACAGGAGGCTATGCGTGTTACAGGGAAAATTTTTACGGATGCGGTGTATTCAAGGACCTTTTGTGCAGGTGAAACAGGTAGTGAAAAAATGGTGAGATGCCAAATGTTCAGCTAAATTGAAACCTCTGTATCAAGCAGCGCCAGCTATCATATTATGGTAGCTTTGGAAGAGAAGGAATACAATAGTGTGTGGGGGAATAATGTCCAAGGCTAAGGTAATATATGACATCAACACAAATCTTGTGCAACTGGCAAAACTCAAATATCCCGGGATGAAAGATGTTCCAGCTTCTTGGCCTCATCTAGCTAGGTACTTAGAGAGTTACAAGCCACAGATCAGCTATATACTGGTGAACTGGTCTAGTCCCCCATAGGATTGGTATAAATGTAATAATGATGGTGTATATAAAGGAAATTCTGGCCCCAGCTCAGCAGCCTTTTGTATTAGAGACAACATTGGAGATTTTATATATGCCAGAACAAAGAGAGTGGGAGATACATGCTATCTAGTTGCAGAAGCTAAGGCAATGTATGATGGTTAGGTTTACTGTGTAAATAACCAACTGCTGCCTCTTTATGTTGAGTCTGATTCTCTGAGCTTAGTGAAGATGGTTGAAGGTGAATGGGATGTTCCATGTTCTATAAGTTTGGAGGTTTATAACATTATTGaataaagaaggaaaggaatagtCCAGCTTAGGCATGTACAGAGGGAAAGAAACCAGTTGGCTGACTTTTTAACTAAccatatttttagttttatagGTACATTGTGTTTTGATAGCTTCATGGAGTTACAAGCAGCTGCAAAAAGGCTGGTGAACATTGACAAAATGCATTTGCCATCTTTCAGATTCAAGACAGTGTTTGCTAGAGAGCCTGACTGCGATTGTTGAATCACACAGCAGCAACATAGATAAGCTGCAAAGTACTACATTCATATGCAAGTCTATAATTACAATAAGCAAAACAAATGAAGAATTCACTTACTCTACAACAGCAGATATGAGATTTCTTCAGTATAAATAACACCTAGTTCACTATATCAGAATGAGCAGCTGAGTAAAATCAAGTCACAAAGATGCACAAGTTCAAGTTTGAAGGACTCTTCTGttggttatgatttcataacaCCTGGTGAGATCTTTGAGGTTTCTTGAGTGAAATCAAACCAGAAATTTGGACAGTTTGCAGTTAGACTAGATTTGATGcttttgttgtttgttttatttcataggcacttttggccttattttgttttatttctctgtacatatgatttttattaataaattcACAACTAGTATCATGCTAattgttttacttcaaaaaaaaaaaagttgattcttgtactgcattgcataagggaactagTACACAACCAGGCCCCTCATACATTATTTGGTGAGCGAATAGCCTCCATCAATTGTTATTAGAGCGGGTTCTTTCCAAAAGGTTAACTCCTAGATAGGATCTTCATTAGGGCTAGTTTACCAAGCCTAGAGAAAGGAGAATCTATCACAAGATCACCAAAATCCAACAAAGAATATCATGGATGGTGGCAAGGGAAAAGGCATAACTTTTTATAGCTGAGGTCTAAGCTGtgggacatcatttgtgatAGACCTCATGTTCCTATGAAAAGTTGTGAGGCTGGATCTGGGACTAGTCAGAAGATTGAGAAGAAGCCAAAAGTTGACTGGCCCCAAATTCCCGGAAAAAAAAGTAGGCTGGAGTGAGAGGAGGCagtcaaattttctttttaatgtttACGTGGATAGTGACTGCTCAAGGCATATACCTGAAAGAGTGGATGATTTCCTCTCACTCAAGGCCAACCAAGGAGGGAGTGTGTCTTTTGGAAATAGCAAGAAAGGTCACATTCTTGGTCGAGGCAAAAATTTTGGTAAGGCCTCCTCCCATGAACTGAAAATGTGGCATAAAGGAATCTGGTCCCTCTATCACTATACTTGCTGAAAGCTAGTCTACAAGACAAAGGACAAGGTAGCAGACATCTTCACCAAGGCACTAAGCAGGGAGCAATCTATAGCAGATTGGTTTGATCGAGCTCAACTTGTTGCCTTTCCTCAAGGTTCTTCAGGTTTAGCTATGTTAAAAGGAAAGGTACATcgttaaaatgttttttttggaAGCATCTAACTCACTCTTGTACCGTTAGAGGTACACACATGTGCCAGGGACAGGACAGCACAAGCATAAGAGACATTGCACATCTTAGAGCTCTTGCCTCGTCTTCAAAATTGTCAGGGGGCTTGGTTTCTATGACCTGTTAGTAGTTTCTTTAGTGCTTaatatttctagaattttctggaATGCCATGTCATTAAGAATTTTCCGCTTTCTATTCTATTTAAGCCCTTTAAAGTTCGTCCATCCTAAACCTCTTCGTACTTCAAAAGAAAACCGTTCCTTCTTcagatttttccaaaaaaaattatcatatctGAAATATGAATCGTCCTACCTCGCTCACTAGAATATAAACCCCACCACATCACTACCATATCCCAAAGATAGTCTGACTCTGGTAAGCCCCACTTCCATCGATCATTCTAGAATAGATAAAGGACTCTATGAGCTCTGTGTAGACCTTCTCCTCGATGAGAAATAGATCTAAAATCATGGAAAGTGGAATTGAAATTGTTAAGGGGTTTGAAGGGACCTTGAAGGTAAACGAAAGCGATTAACGAACTCAGAAGGATCTGGTGACCAAACGGATGAAGGGGAAGGAACCTATTAGGGGAGAAATAGATGCAATCTGCAAGGCATGTAATCCATTGAAAGAAAGGTATATGTCACGACTAATCCTTGTAGTAATGCAGAAGAGACATCATACACATCTGCTCCCTGCGAATCACAATGATCTTAACATAACAGACAAGGATGGAAACACCTTATAGATACCAAGATGGGCCaccttatggagcctaatgtttacTGGTATAGCCATACTAAAATCTGAGGTACTAGCTGTACAGCTCATTACCATGTACTGGTTGATGAGAACAGATCCGACGCATCTATAAACTGGCTATGCTACATATGCAAGGTGCACACGTTCGGTCTCCATGAATCCTCCAGCCTATTATGCACATTTGGTTGTCCATTGTGTACGATATTACAGTGAGGATATTACTGTGTGGaaataatggagaaatgaaaatgTTCAAGAAGGCAAAGGGACCAGGTCTCAGTGGTGCTGCAAAGGAAGCTGACTCTTAGCTAAAGACTAAAAATCTTTGTCTAGACCCACTAATCCTGAGTTCTTGAGCCCCTCCTAGTCCCCCTGAATATTTGACCCTTTGTATTACATTGCTTAATGACTATGGCACTCATGGCATTTTAAGCATCATATTTTATACTGACTAAGACTACTATGTTTTTGACATGATTAATCTAATCTGAGCAATTACTCTGATTTGTGCAATGATCTTAATACTTGTTGTTACTATTTTTTCTTATGTTGTGTTGCCCCAGTCGCCATGAGTTAATGCTACTGAACATCTTTTTGGCTTATGTTACTTTTACTACTTTAttcgatgatgccaaaagggggaagaaaacGAAGGGTGGGAAAGGGAGGAAGAATGATGAGGGAGAGAGGTATataaattgttacacctcgtaaaatTTTCtattgatgcacagtgaataggctaaagaagagcacgaagtgtatggtatttcaataagtaaataatgacatttgatgaccccaaataagatttcaaagacattgaaagaaggagatgaaagttgttaaggaaagtaaggtatatgtcatgtgtcgggcaagatttacgagtatcgaattaacgatgacttaatgaatttttagagaagagttataatgtcccttggattgttaatgaagtgttaaacaagtgttaagaaagttccataaggattggagatcaaacgaagtgatgAGAACAAGTTCAAAGTTGACCGATGGGTTATACGGCCATTATACGGACTATATAatgttatacgaaccgtataacgGACCGCGAACCATCACAACAAGGTCCCTCACCGGTggaattatacggtcagttatacggaaATTTataccgtataatggaccgtataatagtCACAAAGAAGATACGCTGAAGGGTCtgtttcacggtcacttatacgggccgtataagttatacgaccgtataagtgtccgtagaATGTCTCTCGATGCATCGATTGCcgagttattaaaaagaggaccaagttcatcatttcatttccacatttcacTCCTTCTATCTAGAACTCTTTAGAATATTTCtcccacacaaattcaagagatattagtgatcaactacatcaagttaagtgaatcaagtgtaagaaacccattaaagttcatccaagacaagaaatccaagtggaggtgaaactagggtttttctcaagtgaagtgtttgcacccaaggttcattcctacaccatctaaggtaagttttatgacatttccttgttgtttaaggtatttgaaagttgaaacacttgattatataaggaaataggaaatgggtcatgaatgtgggaatagtgtcacttttaaGTAAATGTTTGGAGCGAGTGATGATTCTTGacacattatgattataatcatgctataaatgatattgagaacatggaatagaccttgaatatgaatgaacgaaattgtgtgatatgaccacgaatatggatgaattgaagtggaTTGAGaggtaaggataatgtagtttaataaaggctattgtgataacgttgtgaatgttattattgacgtttgggagttgatatacgATATGAGGGAAGGTgcataaataaaggagatgctgtccaatttttccctagctttagtcatgaatgctaagctatcaattctctaatgttagtatgcactctaatgaaggtagaagcgtgagcattgaagaagaacgtgcaagtgatagaatagttgaatggaaaggtatgtaaggct from Lycium ferocissimum isolate CSIRO_LF1 chromosome 2, AGI_CSIRO_Lferr_CH_V1, whole genome shotgun sequence includes:
- the LOC132047376 gene encoding uncharacterized protein LOC132047376 yields the protein MYSAGANCNGNIWFFVNDHVEVHVVSDIEQEITLKLFLQEHNKYMITNLVYAKYDDHERLKLWDRGDFNVVLNDEEKICGTPSVPQDYEDFAFCINSHELEETSFKGSPFTWWNGRAKNNSIYERLDRIAVNSHMQNWFGNVEVERLSRTGSDYAPLFTTLDNWPGDSDGNLVLNFKKKIKQVKGALSAWRKVAFSDIFKQLIIREEIVRVKEQLFEDEPTVENRCILQLAQAEMKKHLHFDEEFWKQKSGCTWFAEGDKNTKFFHSIVNGRRKRLQVKRIQDADRLWLENKEGIAQGAVQFFQDQFTQEAYNSDFSTINIVPKLITDEYNEMLCALPTEDEVKKAAFDKVRVLVVQMDYQISPNQSGFVKNRSIIDNVLLTQETVIDIRKKGKPANVIIKLDMTKAYDRVSWQFLTKVLETMGFDGAFADQIWRLLANNWCSVLLNGQSHGFFRSTREVKQSDPLSPTLFVLAADVLSRALNSLFDHEQYKG